ACTGGTCATACAGCCCCCGCGCTACCAGTACATCATTGTAATAAGGTGAAATACCGTCTGCTACAATATAGGACGGATTGCCGTTCACATCCTGGAAGCGCTCGTAGGGAGCTATCGAAGTGATGGACGGAACGGGTGCGCTGTTAAAGTTCAGCTCCTGGTAATCCGTTGTCAGCTCCAGGGAAAGCTTTTTGGAGAACCTCAACGTGCTGCGGGCGCTGAGCAAGGTCCTGTTGTTATCGTTATTTTTATTGGTCTGCCGGTTGCGTGTATGGTTCGCCGTGATGTAATACAGCGCGTTGCCACTGCCGCCGGAAACGTTCAGGTTGTAGGTTTGTGTGACCGGGGAACGAAGGAACAACCGGCTGTAGTCGTCCGTATTGTCGTAGCTGTACAGGTCGGCCATCGCTCTCGCCGCCTGCTCATCCGTGATTATTTTTGCTGCCTGCTGCGCCAGGATTTGAAATACCCGGTTGCGGGGAAGCGTGCTGTTGGGCGTATGCAACTGCTCCCAGGCGCTTTCGGTGACGCTTGGGCCGTTGACGGCTTTCTGGTAATTGACAACAACGGCAGAGGCACTGTCCTCCCACCGGTAACGGCTGTAATTCTCTTTAGGCCTGATACCGGTAGTGGCCCTGAAGGCGAATTTCGGTTTGCCCAGCGAAGCCTGCTTCCTTTCAATGACGATCACGCCGTTGGAAGCCCGCACGCCGTACACCGTGGCAGCGGCGGCGTCTTTAAGAATGGTCACGGACTTGATCTCGTTCGGATCGATCATATCCAGCGTCAATTCCGTAGGATAACCGTCTATCACGATCAGCGGGCGCTGATTGGCGGACATGGTGCTGATCCCCCGGATGTTGAACAAACTCCGGGAGGAAGGTAAACCGTCCGGGCCCGTGCTTGTAAAGGACACATCATTGTTGATCATGAGACCCGGCAACCGGTTCGTCAATCCATCCAGAAAGTTGGTGCTGATCCGGGATTCATATTCTTTCGTGCTGATCCGGGAAACAGCGCCGGTGCTTTGTTCCGGGCGAATGCGCTGGTAACCGGTATTGATCGTCACCTCTACGTCAGACAATGTGGTAACTGTGGGCAGCAATGAAATGGTCAGGCTGTTTGAGGAGAGCATAGCAGCGGTAACCTCCACTGTTTTCGTTTCAAATCCCACATAGGAAATCGTCAATACATCTCCTTTTTCAACATCCAGGCTGAGCATGCCCCTGGCGTCTGTAACGCCTGATACCCTTTTGCTCCTGACGGTCACGGAAGCGCCCGAAAGCGGTTTTCCGCCCGGGTCGTTCACCAGGATGGTAATGGCCGCAACGGGATTTTGCGCTTCGGGGATAAATGGCGATGCCGGAGCCGGTGCGGATGCGGATATCGTAATGGTCTTGCTGGCAATGGCATATTTAAGCGGCTGGCCGTGGAGAATAACGGCCAGAAAGTCCCGCAGGTCCATATGCTCTGCCGATACCGTAACAGGTTTGGTGCTTTCCAGTGTCTTTTTGGTATAGAGGATAAAGTAGCCCGTTTGCTTTTCAACGTCAGCGAATATCTTTTCCAGCGAAACCTTTGTGCCGGAAAAGGTCACCGTCTGCGCCGAGCTTCTGGCGCTGGCGTCCAATAAAAAAGCTGTCAGCAAGATCATCGTGAGCTTCATTACCAGAAGATTTTTGGCAAGGTTACGGCGCCTCCCCCGGGCGGCCAGATAACCATAAGCGATTTTTTGCATAAATTGCATTGGTTTTGGTTGTAAAGAAAGTGTACTAGTCATATTCCTTCGAAACGATCCGAACTGTTTGGCCGCTACGACTGCAACTCGTGGCGGCTTCTTTGTTCAGACAGGTTTGGGGTTATTCTGGTTGGATTTATCACTTGTTATCAGGAACCGGATATCAACAATTTCCGGTCCTGCAGGCTGGCATTGATCCCGAAATTCTTCAGGAAGCCTACTACATCGGACAGCTGTACATTCCTGTCCATTTTCCCTTTAAATGTAACGTCAGGTACCGTTCCTTCGTAGATCACCTGTATATCGTACCATCTTTCCAGTTGACGCATCATTACCGGCAGATCAACATCGTTGAAGTCAAAATACCCGTTCTTCCAGGCCATTGCCTGGCTGATGTTGACGTTGTTCACCACCCTCACAGGCTTGCCCGCGGCTACCTGCGCCTGCTGGCCGGGTTTGAGCATCTGCCGGTCGTTATTCGCATTCACCCGGAGCGAACCTTCCACCAGTGTTGTTTTGACCGCCTGCTCCTGCTCATAGGCATTGATGTTGAAGCTGGTGGCCAGCACCTCAATTACAGTACTGTTGTTTATTTTAACGATGAATGGTTTGGCTTTATCCTGCTCAACGTCAAAGAAAGCCTCGCCGCTGATCTCCACAACCCGCTCCCTTCCGGTGAAGATGGTGGGATATTTTATGGTGCTGGCCGCGTTCAGCCACACTTTTGAGCCATCCGGCAACACCAGCTGAAACTGGCGGCCCCTGGGTATCTCCAGTGTGTTGTAACTGGCCTGCATGCCATTATCCGTAGTATGGTACTCCAGCAATCCGTTTTTCAGCACCACGTCCGTTCCCCGCTGGGAAGCCACTACACCGTTGCCCAGGCTGTCCAGCACTACCTTTGTGCCATCGGCGAGGGTAAGCACGGCGCCATTGGTGCCCGGGGAGACCGTGGCCTGAGCCAGCTGCGCGGGCGCTGCCGCCTGCTGATCGCGGGTGATGCTCCAGAGATAAGCGCCTGTTCCCGCTAAAATGAGCACCGCGGCGGCATAGCGCCACCAGCGCCTTTGCAGGAAAGGCGTCATGCGAACTACTTTGGGAGCGGAAGGTTGGGCAGACCGGAGGATACGTTTGGTCATTCGCTCCGCGAACTTCCGGCGGAAGGCTTCGGGCCAGATGGCAGTGTCTGCATACTGCCGGTAGTTTTGCCACAGATAGTCCGCTACCTCCGGATCAAGATCATCCCTTTCAAACAATCGAAAAAAGGCCTCTTGTTCAGCGGCAGACAACAATCCCCTGTTATGCTTCGCTATCAGGTCGGCTATAGGCTGTTTCTCATGCATATTCAACGCTTTGCAACGGCCGCACGAAGCGGCACATACCTATAGACACCCTGAAAGGAGAAAAGCGGCAACAACCGTAAAAAAAAATTTAAACAGCCCGCCCGGCTATATTGCCGGCAGGCAAAGCAGCAAAATGACAGGAAGCGGGTCTACTGCATGCCGGTGCAGGAAATCCCTGATCTCATTAATAGCGGAGACCAGGTTCCAGCGGACGGTGCGGGTGGCGATCCCTAATGCCTGGGCCACCTTTTCCTGGCTTTCGCCCTCCAGGTGGATCATGGTGAAAACAGCGCGTTTCTGGTCCGGCAACTGCTGAATGGCTTTATCCAGCAGGATGCGCAGCTCCTTGTTCTCCTGCTGCTGATCGGGGGTTAACAGATCGGGGATATCATCGGCCTCACCAAGCTCAAACTTCGCACCGGCGCGCCGTACGGCATTGATCAGGAAATTTCTGCTTACCGTGAAAAGATACTTGTCCCAGTTCTCTACCTGCTGAAGCTTGTCACGCTTCTGCCAGATCCTCATAAAGATATCCTGTACCAGTTCTTCCGCCTGGTGCCATGATTTGATGAAAGTAAGGGCATGGAAAAATACGCGCTCCGAGTACAGGTAGATCATTTGCTCAAATGCCTGTTCATCTCCCCGGGATACCCGCAGCAGCAGTTCGTGTTCACGATTTGATCGGCTTTCTGACAATAATTATCAGCATTTTGGCTTGAACTGCAAGTTTAAAACAAAATTCTGAACAAAGGAATTCTTCCGGACGGCTGGACCAGTGACCTTTCCCCGTTCCATCACGGTCATACCCAGCTCCTCCTTCGGGCGGGATTGCCAACACCCTATTTTTACCGTTCAAATCAGTGGTGTCAATAATCGCAGAAAACGTGACCCGCTATGTGCAGAAAATACTTATTTTGAAGAAAATCGTTCCGCCATGAAAAAATACCTGAAAAGAATCCTCATCGGCACTACCCTCTCCCTGGTACTCGTGACCGGCTTGCTGGTTGTATTCATACTCTATCCCAACAATCTCTTTGCAAAGCGCATTACTTACAAAGCCGTAACCATTTATTCCAATACACCGGTAAAAGGTGATTACCGGGCAGTGCTCGACAAGGCAACAGCGCTTGTGGAAACCGCTGAACTTTATGACAGGAACTATCAGTATGATATCTTCCTGACGAACGGAACAACCTATAAAAACATCGTCTTCAAATTATTGGGACCGTCATTGGCCAGGAGCCTGGACAATAACATCCTGCTGAATATTGATGCGGATTTCGGGGAGAACCTGCTGACCAGCCCGCAAAATAAAAGGAACCTGACCAGAACCATTGCACATGAAATGGTGCATTGCCTTCAAGTGCACCGTTACGGCATGGGGAAGTTCAGCCCGGTCAATCATCCCCCGTTATGGAAGCAGGAAGGCTATCCGGAATATATTGCCTGCCAGGATGATATGCGTGCTCCCGGCTATGATTTCATGAAAACGGTCAGCAGGCTGTATAAGCTGGAGGAAAGTAAAACGCAATGGGTGGAATCAGCGCCCGGGCACTTTGATCCTATAACATACTTCAGGGGAAGGGTATTGATAGAATACCTGATGAATGTCCGCGGCATGCGTTATGACGATATATTGAGCGATCATGTTCAGGAGCAGGAAATATCTGCAGCGTTGAAGGGATGGTATAAGGTTCAGGGGAAATGACGAATATTTTTACCGGAAGATAGTCTCCCTGTTTAGAAAGAATTAGCTAGCTCCGAGAACACCTGGCACTGCCAACGCAATACTCAAGCTAAAACACTCCAAAAATTAGCAAAAAATCACTATATTCGATAACGAAAGCCTGCGCCCGGATTATCCCCAACGTACCTGTTATTGTTGAAAGTTACTGGAACATAAAATAATTATCAGCTTATGAATACCAACAATAAGACAACCCATATTGAGTACATCAAAGCAAAGGGGAAATTTGCCATTGCCTGCAATACTATTATCTTCTCAAATGAAGAAATCAAACTTCTGGAAAAATACGGACATTGGCTTGAAGCATTAAGTAGCGGTACGCTTTTGCCATGTAGCCCAAAGCAACAACAATTCATCGAAGTAATCCGGGCGCAGCGAAAACCCGAAACCAATATTGAAAATTTATGGTTCAAATACATCAAGAGAAAAGAGATTGAAGCCAAATATGGTAAAACTCTATATGCGACACCCACTCTCAAGGATGACCCTTTCTATAATCGAGACATGGCAAAAATGCTTAAAAGGACCATGTTTAAAGTAACAAAAGAAAATCATAAAAACGATATAAAATAACCTTCATCCGCAGTGGTCAAATCATCACTATCAAGTTCAAATACTCAGAAAAATGAACCGAATAACAATGCTACCCGGCTAACAACTCTTTATCCAATTGACGGCCAACTCAAAATAGCGCATATAAATACGGCATCTCTCCAGATATCACCATTATTCCCTTTTTGCTCTTCATATAAATATTCTGACCTCAATCTAATTAAGCCTATCCAACTCTAGATGCGCCTTCAGCTCCTCCATCTCACCTTTTAACTGGATGATATACAAAATAAGTTCTTCTACCTTCTGTAATAATTTCTGATTCATTACGCCTACATCAAATCCCTCTTCTCCAACCTCTGCTGACGAGGGAATACCCGGTAAATGCCTATGCTTTTTTATATAATCGTTCACTTCACTTATTGCCGGCAGGCGATAATCCGGCTCGAACACAAAATCCGCCCAACCGGCTTGCGTGATTCTTACCTTTTTTGCCGTAATTTCTCCATTAACGGCTAACTGCGACTGAGGATTGGTAGTGCCAATACCAACATAACCATTATTTAATGCATATAAAACATTATCAACAGTTGGTGCGCTAATAGAGAAACCTGTTCCCCTTCTGGCATTCAACCTCCAGTTACCGTTTAAGGTTGTCAACATTAACCCAGCAGTAACAGAAGGATTATCCTGATTATTTTGAACACGCAGATAAGTATCTCCCAGCACATCACGTCTGATATGAAACAATGCTCCGGGAGCAGTAACTCCAATACCAACAGTACCTTCAGGGGTAATGCGCAATCTTTCTATCCCCACACCGGAACCAAATACTAAACTTCCCGTTGAATTGTTATTCTTTATAAACGCATTCCCATCTCGTTGCTGATATATCTGCAGATAATCCAGTCCTACAAAATCTCCGTTTACACCGTCAATTGCAATACCGGCAATATTGGCTGTTGTATTTCCTGTTTGACCGATACCCAAATAAGTACTGCCGGCGCCAATAATATAGCTTGTACTGTTAATTTTAAAAGATGCAGGTTGAATAGCTGTCGCCTGATTTAATATATAGTCCTGCCCATAGGAATATCCCGCTGAGGTTAAAAAAATAATGAATGAAATGTATTTCATGGTATGATGTATTTACATACAAAATAATAAAATCCGACCAATTGTTGAACTGTCGTTAATGCAGTCTTTTTCTTATCATCCTATCTGAATAGCCCGCAGTAATGAAAGGCGAAAAGCAGAAAATAATAACAACCGCCATAAGCATCACTAAAAGCGCCCTCCTCTTGTTAAAGAACGAACAGACTATTTGCGGCTGATCTTCGTACTAAGCAGTGTTACTCCCACAGCCAGCAATACAAATATTGCCCCAACCCAGGGCGTTGCACCAAGCCCCAGCGGCGAAGCAACGATCAGGCCGCCGGCAAAAGCGCTTATGGCAATTCCGGCATTGAAAGCTGCAATATTGAATGCTGAGGCTACATCTTCCATGCCGGGCCGGTGCTTTTCCGCGATCTGCACCACCAGCAATTGCAAGCCCGGCACATTGGCGAAGGAAAGCCCGCCCATGATAAACAATGTGACAATGGCTGGAATAGTGTAATGCGCAGAAAAGGAAAAGATGAACAACACGATTGCCTGCAGCACGAATATCCAGAGCAGGGCCTTCAGGGGATCCTTGTTGGACACTTTCCCACCTGCCAGGTTCCCGATGGCAATGGCGATCCCGTAAAGCAGCAGGATAATGCCCACCAGGGATTCCCGCAGACCGGTCAGCTCCTGCAAAATAGGCGAGAGATAAGTAAATGCCACAAAGGTGCCGCCATAACCCAGTGCCGTCATCAAATAAGCCAGTACCAGCCGCTTTTCAACCAGCACTTTTACCAGCGTTTTCAGGGAAGCCGGTTTTTCATTCTTCAGATGGCCCGGCACCAGGATAATGCTGGAGACCAGGCCAATGACGCCCAGCAGGGCAACGCCTATAAATGTTGCCCGCCATCCGAAATGCTGACCGATGAATGTACCCAGCGGCACGCCGGTAACAATGGCTATCGTAAGGCCGGAGAACATGATGGGAAATGGCAGACGCCCGTTTCCCGGCAGGCACGAGCGAGGCCGCAATGGTAGCCCCTACCGAAAAGAATACGCCATGCGCAAAACCCGTAACGATCCTGGCAACCACCAGGGTATAAAAGCCGGGGGCAATGGCCGCCAGCGCATTTCCGATAATGAAGAGTCCCATCAGGGAGATCAGCAGGCGTTTGCGGGGAATGCCGCTGGTCAATGCCGTTAGCACCGGAGCGCCTATGGCTACGCCAATGGCATATAAGCTCACCAGCAGACCCGCCGATGGAATAGTGATATGCAGATCATTGGCAACGGTGGGCAGCAGGCCCACGATCACAAATTCCGTAGTGCCGATACCAAAGGCGCTGATGGTCAACGCCCATAAAGCCGCTGGCAGTCCTTTGCTTTTCACCTGGCTGCCGGCAAGGGTTTCCGGGGATGCGGCAGATGCTAACTGTACTCATATTTGCAGGATTTTACTTTTAACTGTGCAAAAGTCCTCAAAGAATAAGTATTTACATAATAATATAAATCATAGCTTTGTATCATTAAAATGATAGATTATGTTACTGGATCTGGAATGGCTCAGAAGCTTTAAAGCCATTTACGAATATGGAACGCTCACCAAGGCGGCACAAGCGCTGTATATCTCGCAGCCGGGGATAAGCCTGCATCTGACTTCGCTGGAAAGCTACACGGGCTACAAACTTTTCGACCGTTCCGCCAGGAAGATGGTACCCACGGAACGCGGGAAGGTGTTGTACAACTTCGTAACAGAACCGCTGTGCAAGCTGGAAACCGTTGAGCAGCTGTTTCACCGAAGCTCCAGGACAGACCGCGCCACCATCAGCATAGGCATGTGCTTCGAAACATTCCAGTTCACGCTGGAAAGACACATCTCTTCCCTGCCTTTCAATGTGATCATCAAATTCGGGGAGTACCCGCAAATGCTGCAGGATCTCGACAACGGGCTGCTGGACCTCATCGTTACGCCCCGGAAGGGAGAACAGGCCAACCTTGAATACAAGGCGTTTTCAAAGGAAAAGATCGTGCTGGTATGCGGCTCCGGAACAGATATCAAACCCATAAAAAAGCTGATCAACGCCAACAAGCTCAGGGAAGCGGAAAACTGGCTGAAACAGCAGATATGGTACAGCACGGCGGCGGACATGGAGCATCAGAAACGGTTCTGGCAGGCGAATTTTGAGCGGCATATGGATTTCAAGCCCAATTACATCGTTCCCAATATCAGCTCCATCGTACGCTGCCTCAGCAATAACCACGGCTTCTCCGTATTGCCGGATTTCCTGTGCCGGGAAGAAATGGCTTCCGGAGGGATCAAACTGGTATGGGAAGGAAAGAACGTCCTCGAAAACACCCTCCATTTCGGAACAAGAAAAAGGACCATGTTCAAAAAGGAAATTGATATGATCATTGATATTTTTGAGAACCAGCCCAAAAAGGCGTGAATATCATCTTCCTAAAGCATAAACTACTGGAATCAGTACTACCCCGGCGTTTACTTTTCGCTTACTTTTAATGACGTTTGGCCCACACTCTTGCTTTAGCACGGGATAAGACCCATTTGATGAACCTTATTTTTTAACCATTCCATATCCTTATTATGAAAAAGCTACATGCCCTTGCAGGCCTGTGCCTGCTGATCTTTACCGGCTGCCTTAAAGAGCCCGGCGTTCCGCAACCGCCGCAGGAACAACCTGAATGGCTGCTCACTAAAATCATTGATGTCAAAGAGATCATAGGATTCTACCCTGACCCGGATGAATATTACAAGGAAGTACATGAATTTAAATACAATGAGCAGCACAAACCCTGGGTACATCTCAAATGGATATCAGTTGCTGATACCAGTGTGCTGACCCTGCTCGAAACAGACACTTTCTTTTATGATCACCAGCACAGGGTCACACATATCCACCAGGCATATGCAGGGCATGGTTCAAGAGAGGTGATACGGTTCACCTATAGTAACAATGAACGCCTGCCCGCTACGGAAAAGCTGCTGGGCCTCACCTATCAATATACCTATTATGGAGACTCCATGATAACCAGCATCACAAACGCCGGTTCTCCGGAAAATGATACGATGGTTTACGTGTATGATCAACAGGGAAACTATATCGGCACGGACGCCGTTCTCGCGCCTCACTGGGAATATGACCAGGTTGAAAATGTGCAATTGTTCGTGAATGCGGACCATGGCCTGGTATTCCGGCCGTTCTCTTTGTTCATCGAGGGCTTCGATACCGCACCGCGGCTTTCCCGGAATAACTGGATCAAGCGGTTTCCCATGTACCACGGTGCTTCTCCCCGGGCGCTTACATACAATGCAGCGGGGTTACTGTCCGGTTCAAGCTGGTATGCAGGTGGAAATGAATGGCACCAGATGCGGTATGAATATGAGGAAACACCATAAAAAAATGCCCCGGAAGAAATTCCCGGGGCATTCAGCTTTTATATTGATCAGGTATCAGGAACCTGAAGTAGAATCCGCTGCTGCAGCGCCTTCAGTTGGTTCCGGCGCCTTTTCGATCAGCTCCATGAACTGGTCGAGTTTCGGTGTGATGATGATCTGCGTACGCCTGTTCTTCATCTTTCCGGCATCGCTGTCATTCGAAGCAATGGGATTGTACTCTCCCCTGCCGCCTGCGGTCAGCCTTTTCGGGTCGACGCCATAGTTGTTCTGCAATGCCTGCACCACGGAAGATGCCCGCAATGCGCTCAGGTCCCAGTTATTACGGATGTTCTTCTGCGAGATGGGCACGTTATCGGTATTACCTTCGATCAGCACATCATAATCCTTATAATCCATAATGATCTTGGCGATCTTGCCGAGCGTTTCACCTGCCGCGGGGGAGATCTCGTAGCTGCCTGATTTGTAGAGCATGTTATCCGAAAGCGATATGTACACCACGCCTTTCAGTACCTGCACATCCACATCCCTCAGCTCTTCCCGGCTTAAAGAACGGGTCAGGTTGTTGGTGAGCACCATGTTCAGCGAATCGCTCTTGTTCTTGGTGTTCACAAGGTGCTGGATGTACCGGTTGGACGCATTGATCTCGTCCACCAGTTTGGAAATATTGGTATTACCCTGGCTGGTGGAATTCAGACATTTGTCCAGCGCCGCCTGCAGGGCTGCCAGCCCCGTGCGTTGGGATGCGATCTGCTCTTCGAGGCTTTGCACCCTGGCCGTAGCCCCGGAAAGGTCCCGCTGGGCAATCTGATATTTGCTGTCCAGCGCCCTGTTCTGATTCAGCAGATCGTTATAAGTGGTCTGCAACTGGGCAAACTTCTTGTTGCTCACACAACCTGCTCCAACGATGGCTATCATCAGCAAAGCTGATGATATGATACGTAGTTTCATATGTTAGTAATTTAATATAAATAGATACTGCCGACAACTGCTGTATGCAAAGGTTGTGCCAGTAAGGGAGAACAAAGGCGAAAACCGCCTCAGATCTGCGCCTGTAGGGGTCAGCGGAGTTTGATCATTTCAGCCTTTTGCGCAAGGATTCCGCCAGCGCGGTATAGACCTTTTGCCCCGGCGCCAGTTGCTGCGCCCTGCTGACCCATTGCAGGGCATCGCGCAAGGCAGGGATATCCGTATCCGGCAGCGAGGCAAAAAGCGATGCCGGGTAATAGTACTTGTAAGCGATCTGGCTGGAATATACGGTCCGCACCAACTCTCTTTCCTCCTGAAAGGCGGGCTGGATCGTACTATCTTTTGTTCCGTCCATATAAGGCGTGATGAACTTTTTGTACTGCCGCTCGTCTTCCGCCTGAATGGAATCATTGGAGATGCGGTCCAGCCGCGCTACCCACCGGTACGCGGTTTTCTTTACCTCCTCCTGGTCCCTCACCAGGTCGTAATACACCAGCTTCAGCCTTTCCAGGTACACCTGCTGAGGCTCATTCAACGGATTCAGCATAGCGGTATAAGCCAGGAGTGGTTGGAACTCCGTAAATCTTTTCTGCGTCAGGGCATTGGGGATGGAACGGCCCACGATCTGCGCATACAGACGGTCCTGCAGCTGGTCCTTTGCCGCCTGGCTTAACGAGGGATAGTGTTCCATCAGAAAAACAAATGAACAGCTCTGCGTACTGAATACATTATTGCCCAGGAACAGCAGTGTTTCTTCCTTTTTCAGATCAGCGTATGGCAGCGCTTTGAAATATTCATCCAGCGCAGGGGTATTATCCTGGTCCAGTTGTGTAAGCCGGGTGATGTAACGCCGGAGAAATGCCGGCTCGCGGTTGCCGTTGCGGAAAGATTTTTCCATGTTGGCCAGCGTGCTTTTCTCCGCTATCCGCAATGCTGAATCCGCCAGACGGGTTAATCCCGCAGCATCCGTCTCCCCGATCTTCTTCATGATCAGGTAACCTTCACTATCCAGATACAGGAAAGTCGGATAAGCACGGATATTGAAATTGCCGGCGATCTTTATTCCTTCACCCTTTTCCGCATTCAGTTTATAACTGATAAAACCGGGATTGTATCTTTTCCCTACTTCTTCCTCCGGAAACACGAACTTGTCCATTTGCTTGCAGGGACCGCACCAGTCCGTGTACACATCAACAAAGATCATCTTTTGCTGTTTCCCGGCTTCGGCTACCAGTTCCGGCCAGCTTCCTTTAAAGAACTGTATGCCTTTACCGGCCTGCCCCATTACCGGAACAAAGCAGCCGATCATCAGGATCACCCATATTGTTTTTTTCATCTCGTGTCATTTACCGGCCGGCGGTTCACGCGGGAAGCATAGCATACTGCAAAACCTGCCCGATACTCAATTAAATGCCGTTCCATGATCAAAATACGGAAATTCTGAAAAAGATATTTGCCGGCGATCTGTCTGAAAGGTGGAGATGCTGAAGGTACATCAGCCGCTATAAAAAAGGAGCGTATCAAAGTCCGATACGCTCCTTTCTTATTAAAAGATGATGTAATGCTATTTCTCCGGCACCAGTACGGCCCTGAAGTAGTTTTCACCGCTCAGATAGCGCTCTGCGGCCGCTTTCACGGAAGCAGGCGTAACCTTTTTCATGTACTCGGATTGTTGCAGCACAGTGGTCGGATCTTCATTGTTCCTGAATTTCGCTGCCAGGTAGTTGAGCCAGAAATCGTTCTGACGCAGGCTTACCTCCAGGGAACGTTTTGTCTCCGC
This genomic stretch from Chitinophaga sp. XS-30 harbors:
- a CDS encoding FecR family protein, which produces MHEKQPIADLIAKHNRGLLSAAEQEAFFRLFERDDLDPEVADYLWQNYRQYADTAIWPEAFRRKFAERMTKRILRSAQPSAPKVVRMTPFLQRRWWRYAAAVLILAGTGAYLWSITRDQQAAAPAQLAQATVSPGTNGAVLTLADGTKVVLDSLGNGVVASQRGTDVVLKNGLLEYHTTDNGMQASYNTLEIPRGRQFQLVLPDGSKVWLNAASTIKYPTIFTGRERVVEISGEAFFDVEQDKAKPFIVKINNSTVIEVLATSFNINAYEQEQAVKTTLVEGSLRVNANNDRQMLKPGQQAQVAAGKPVRVVNNVNISQAMAWKNGYFDFNDVDLPVMMRQLERWYDIQVIYEGTVPDVTFKGKMDRNVQLSDVVGFLKNFGINASLQDRKLLISGS
- a CDS encoding LysR family transcriptional regulator translates to MLLDLEWLRSFKAIYEYGTLTKAAQALYISQPGISLHLTSLESYTGYKLFDRSARKMVPTERGKVLYNFVTEPLCKLETVEQLFHRSSRTDRATISIGMCFETFQFTLERHISSLPFNVIIKFGEYPQMLQDLDNGLLDLIVTPRKGEQANLEYKAFSKEKIVLVCGSGTDIKPIKKLINANKLREAENWLKQQIWYSTAADMEHQKRFWQANFERHMDFKPNYIVPNISSIVRCLSNNHGFSVLPDFLCREEMASGGIKLVWEGKNVLENTLHFGTRKRTMFKKEIDMIIDIFENQPKKA
- a CDS encoding flagellar motor protein MotB — encoded protein: MKLRIISSALLMIAIVGAGCVSNKKFAQLQTTYNDLLNQNRALDSKYQIAQRDLSGATARVQSLEEQIASQRTGLAALQAALDKCLNSTSQGNTNISKLVDEINASNRYIQHLVNTKNKSDSLNMVLTNNLTRSLSREELRDVDVQVLKGVVYISLSDNMLYKSGSYEISPAAGETLGKIAKIIMDYKDYDVLIEGNTDNVPISQKNIRNNWDLSALRASSVVQALQNNYGVDPKRLTAGGRGEYNPIASNDSDAGKMKNRRTQIIITPKLDQFMELIEKAPEPTEGAAAADSTSGS
- a CDS encoding thioredoxin domain-containing protein encodes the protein MKKTIWVILMIGCFVPVMGQAGKGIQFFKGSWPELVAEAGKQQKMIFVDVYTDWCGPCKQMDKFVFPEEEVGKRYNPGFISYKLNAEKGEGIKIAGNFNIRAYPTFLYLDSEGYLIMKKIGETDAAGLTRLADSALRIAEKSTLANMEKSFRNGNREPAFLRRYITRLTQLDQDNTPALDEYFKALPYADLKKEETLLFLGNNVFSTQSCSFVFLMEHYPSLSQAAKDQLQDRLYAQIVGRSIPNALTQKRFTEFQPLLAYTAMLNPLNEPQQVYLERLKLVYYDLVRDQEEVKKTAYRWVARLDRISNDSIQAEDERQYKKFITPYMDGTKDSTIQPAFQEERELVRTVYSSQIAYKYYYPASLFASLPDTDIPALRDALQWVSRAQQLAPGQKVYTALAESLRKRLK
- the maoP gene encoding DUF413 domain-containing protein, which produces MNTNNKTTHIEYIKAKGKFAIACNTIIFSNEEIKLLEKYGHWLEALSSGTLLPCSPKQQQFIEVIRAQRKPETNIENLWFKYIKRKEIEAKYGKTLYATPTLKDDPFYNRDMAKMLKRTMFKVTKENHKNDIK
- a CDS encoding RNA polymerase sigma factor; protein product: MSESRSNREHELLLRVSRGDEQAFEQMIYLYSERVFFHALTFIKSWHQAEELVQDIFMRIWQKRDKLQQVENWDKYLFTVSRNFLINAVRRAGAKFELGEADDIPDLLTPDQQQENKELRILLDKAIQQLPDQKRAVFTMIHLEGESQEKVAQALGIATRTVRWNLVSAINEIRDFLHRHAVDPLPVILLLCLPAI